From a region of the Paenibacillus lutimineralis genome:
- a CDS encoding nucleotide sugar dehydrogenase yields the protein MNERAIRTREHSAELLEKLGNQTAVIGVIGLGYVGLPLAVEKAKAGYRVIGFDVQEQKVAMVNSGFNYIGDVIDEDLRTMVDAGQLQATDDYSFLSKVDTVAICVPTPLDIYQQPDTSYVENSTREIAKYLHPGMLVVLESTTYPGTTEELVRPILESTGLVCGEDFFLAYSPERIDPGNKSFNTKNTPKVVGGVTEACSKVAMELYRHVLDGEVHAVSSPAVAEMEKIYENTFRHINIALANEMAVLCNRMGINVWEVIDAAKTKPYGFMAFYPGPGLGGHCIPIDPFYLTWKAREFNYHTRLIELAGEINNAMPEFVVQKIAEILNRNKKPINGSTVYILGVAYKKDIDDYRESPVLKMIELLQERGATVWVSDPHITSFKYRGRSYETVELTEDRLKESDIAVIATDHTSFDYELIGRTSESLFDTRNVMSAYTKPTNYHLL from the coding sequence ATGAACGAAAGAGCAATCAGGACTCGGGAGCATAGTGCGGAGTTGCTGGAGAAGCTGGGTAATCAGACAGCGGTTATCGGTGTGATTGGCCTCGGTTATGTGGGGCTGCCATTGGCTGTTGAGAAGGCCAAGGCCGGTTATCGCGTGATTGGCTTCGATGTTCAGGAACAGAAGGTTGCAATGGTGAACAGTGGGTTCAATTATATCGGTGATGTAATTGATGAAGATTTAAGGACTATGGTCGACGCAGGCCAATTGCAAGCAACGGATGACTACTCCTTTTTGTCCAAGGTTGATACCGTAGCGATATGTGTACCGACTCCTCTCGATATATATCAGCAGCCGGATACGAGTTATGTAGAGAATTCCACTCGGGAGATTGCCAAGTACTTGCATCCCGGGATGCTGGTAGTGCTTGAGAGTACGACATACCCTGGTACAACTGAGGAACTGGTTAGGCCCATTCTTGAATCGACGGGGCTCGTATGCGGAGAGGATTTCTTCCTTGCTTATTCACCAGAGCGGATTGATCCAGGCAATAAATCGTTCAATACGAAAAATACTCCGAAGGTAGTCGGGGGTGTAACGGAAGCCTGCTCGAAGGTGGCCATGGAGCTGTACCGTCATGTGCTGGATGGTGAGGTGCATGCGGTGTCCAGTCCGGCTGTCGCCGAAATGGAGAAAATATATGAAAATACGTTCCGTCATATCAATATCGCCCTCGCTAATGAGATGGCGGTATTGTGCAACCGGATGGGAATTAATGTATGGGAAGTCATCGATGCGGCTAAGACCAAGCCCTACGGATTTATGGCCTTCTATCCAGGACCGGGTCTAGGTGGGCACTGCATTCCGATCGATCCTTTCTACCTGACCTGGAAGGCGAGGGAATTCAATTATCACACCCGCTTAATCGAACTCGCTGGCGAGATTAACAATGCGATGCCAGAGTTTGTCGTGCAGAAGATTGCTGAGATCCTGAATCGGAATAAGAAGCCAATCAACGGCTCCACGGTTTATATATTGGGCGTGGCTTATAAGAAAGATATCGATGATTACCGGGAGTCCCCGGTGCTGAAGATGATCGAGCTCCTGCAGGAGCGAGGCGCGACTGTATGGGTTAGTGATCCGCATATTACCTCCTTCAAGTACCGTGGTCGCAGCTATGAGACGGTGGAGCTTACGGAGGATCGTCTGAAGGAATCCGATATTGCTGTAATTGCAACAGATCACACAAGTTTTGATTATGAATTGATCGGACGTACCAGCGAGAGCCTGTTCGATACACGTAATGTGAT